The DNA segment TCTTCATCGGGCTGTTTAAAACTATCGGCGGCATCGCAAGGAATTAAATGCCTACGCTCACATGCCAACTGACGGGATCGGGGCGAGGTGGAGTCGCATCGATTGCGATCCTGGGCCCGCAAGCACTTGTGCTGCTAAAAACATTTTTCCAACCGGCCAGCCCTACCGCAAAATTCACCCCAAACCGGATTCTCTATGGGACCTGGAATGGCCGATCGGAGCGCGCAGGCGAATCGATTGTGGTCACGCCTCTTTGCGAAGACCATTTTCAAATCCACTGCCACGGCGGAAAAGCAGCCGTCGAACAGATCCTTACCGATTTGCAGGCAAGCGGTGCCCAAAGATGTGAATGGTCCGAATGGCTGACCGCCCAGGGCGTCCCTCTTTTACAGGCCGAAGCCGAACAGATCCTTTCGCAAACATCGACCCGCAAAACCGCCGCCATCGCGTACGACCAAGTCCGCGGCGCATTGCATCAGCAAGCCTTATCCTGGCGTGCGGAACTACTGCTTGCGACTTCGCCAGCCGAGGGTGCCGTCCCGGTTTCCCAGCCGACCGATCCAGCCATTCTTTCCTCCATTCAATCCGAGGCTGCATCGATACTGGAGGCCCGCGAAATCGGAATCCATCTGACGCAACCTTGGAAGGTGGTCCTCGCCGGACCTCCCAACGTTGGCAAAAGCAGTTTACTGAACGGATTACTTGGCTACCGACGTGCGATCACCTTCGACTCGCCAGGCACCACTCGAGACGTCTTATCCGCGGACGTCGTCTTTGCAGGTTGGCCCATTGAGCTAAGCGATACCGCCGGGCAGCGAGTCGCGATCGATGCCATTGAAGGAGAAGGAATTGCACGCGCTCAGCAGGAGATGGCGGAGGCCGACCTAATCCTGCTGGTTACCGACGCTTCACGGGACTCGTCGGAACCGTCGACCTTCTCTTATGAGGGGTCGACACCGGTACTGTCCGTATTGAACAAAGTGGATCTACGGCCTGAGGAACCGGCAAGTACCAATCCGGATCCAACCTTTTTTGAAACCGTGGCAACCACCGGCGACGGACTTCCTCGGTTGATCGAAGCGATTGTTAAAACCTTAGTCCCGGTCCCGCCGACCTCTGGAACGGCCCTGCCCATCCTGCCGCGACAAATCGATTGCCTGCAGCGAATCCGCTCTGCCAGCACGGTCGAAAGTGCGTTGCAAGCCGTCAATGATTTGATGGGTTTCGCGAACGCCCCTGCCGCCTGAGGCACTCAGCCTCCCTACAACCGGCAGGTTCCGTAAAAGCTTCTCCCCATTCCGGTGGTGCGCTGAACAATCAACTGGGAAGGATGAACCATTTGTACAGCTTCAACCTAAGGTTCACTGAAGGCTCCGTTCCATATTGAAAAGACCGCAGCATGGCTCGACGTCGTTGCCAAGCCGGGAATTCAAACCTTTGAGCGTCCTTGTGTCCAACTCACGTGATTCGATCTCGTCACGCGCCACGAGTAACAGTGATACTTAATTCGTGAACAATCCTAACATCAACGCTTGCGACAACTCGCTTCGCTTTATCACCACCGATCCGGCGGTAATAAAGTTCGAAGAAGGTCGAAAAGCCAATGAAACGCTAACCGCTTTTCGCTCAGCCGTCAGCGCTGCGGGGATTGTGGTGGTTACCGATGTGACCGGAAAGATCATTGAAGTCAACGACAATTTCTGCCAGATATCGGGATACTCCCGAGAGGAACTGCTGGGAAAAAATCACCAGATTCTAAAGTCAGGGCGGCATCCGGAAGAGTTCTTTCGCGAGATGTACTCGACCATTCGACGTGGCAAAATCTGGCACGGCGAGGTCTGCGATCGGGCAAAAGACGGATCACTTTACTGGATGGATACGACCATCGCTCCAATGCTGGACGAACAAGGCAATCCACACAGCTATTTTTCTCTTCGAGTCGACATCAGTGATCGTAAACGCCTGGAAGATCGGCTTCATGAATTAGCGTATCACGATACGTTGACCGGATTGGTCAACCGAGATTCGCTTTTGCAATCGATTCAAAATGCAATCGACCGGCGAGCTCATCGTCATTTCGCGTTGCTGTATCTTGATTTCGATCGCTTCAAATTAGTCAACGACAGCTTGGGGCACGATGTCGGTGATCAACTACTGAAAGAAATTGCCAACCGCCTTCGCACAACGCTTCGTGAAACCAAACGACTGACCGATGTCATTCTGCCGGCTCGACTGGGCGGCGACGAATTTGTAGTGCTGCTGGACGGACTAAATCGTCCCGAAGACGCAATCATTGTCGCCGAGCGTCTGAAACAAGTTTTCAGCGACAGCTACAAACTAGGCAACCATACGGTCTACTCCTCCGCAAGTATCGGAGTCGTTACCAGCGACAATCCCTATCACTTTGCGCGTGAGATGCTGCGTGACGCCGACCTTGCCATGTACGAAGCAAAGAAATCGGGAAGGGCTCACTACGTTGTCTTCGATCGCGACCTCCGCGAACAAGCAGAAGCACGCCTGCGGATCGAATACGAATTGCATACGGCCATCGAACGTCGTGAATTGAACTTGGTATACCAGCCGATCATCTCCTTAGAATCTGGAAAGATCGAAGGCGTCGAAGCGTTGATCCGCTGGAACCATCAAGAGCATGGAATGATTGGCCCCGAACGCTTCATCTCGATCGCCGAAGAGACAGGGATCATCGAATCGATCGGCAACTGGGTCCTACAGGAAGCCTGCCGGCAGATGGCCGAGTGGGAAAAGACGCTTGGCTCGCTGACGCCGCCATCGATCCACGTGAATGTCTCGCGCCGACAACTGCTCCTGCCCAATTTTTGCCGAATCGTTACCCAAGCGATAACCGAACACAACATAGCGTCTCACCGGCTTCACTTAGAAGTCACCGAAAGCATGATCATGCACGATCGAGAGACCTCGATCGCCATTCTTCGTGAACTGAAACAACTTGGCGTTCAAATTGACATCGACGATTTCGGGACGGGTTATTCATCCCTTTCCTGCTTGCATGAATTTCCGATCGATGTGCTAAAAATTGACCGTGAATTTGTCGCAAATTTAAATCAAGTTCAAAATTTCGGAGCCTTACTGCACACAATCGTCGCCCTTGCCGATAATCTGAATCTGAAAGTGGTTGTCGAAGGAATTGAAAACGGTGAACAGTTAACGCTGATCCAAGCGATGGGCTGTGAATTTGGGCAGGGCTACCTGTTCTCGGCGCCGCTGACGGTACAACGACTTCAAGACTTCGTCTGTTCCACCACCGAATTCCCCCCAAGCAATCGCAACCCGACCTCAGCAAGCTCGACAAATTCCGCACTTGCCATAGCCCACTCGGTTGCTTCCCCCCAAGCCGGCCTCCCCGGTGCCACTAAATGACCGCTCTACGACCCGTTCCGTTTATCGCCCCCGACTTTCCTGTCGCGGTTGAGGATGCGATCCTAAAAATACGCAACCTCGCAACTTTGCCAGCCATTGCAAACAAGATCATGGCAATGGCAACCGATCCAGATTGTTCGGTCGAGGACATCCACGCGATCGTTTCTCGAGACCCTGCCCTCGGGGCACGTTTGCTAAAGCTTGCCAATTCGGCGTTCTATGGGGCTCCACGCCAAATCGATTCGCTCAATCAGGCGGTCGTGATGCTGGGCATGAACGCGGTCAAAAACACCGCGATCGCGGCCAGCCTTCAAAAAGTCTTTCAAGCCAAATCGGCCGATTCAAAATTCGATGCTAGCAAGCTTTGGCTCCACAGTATCGCGGTTGCTATCGCGGCGAGGCAACTGGCCCAAGCATCCGGAATGGAAAAACCAGAAACTGCCTTTTTGGCCGGTCTGCTTCATGACATCGGAATCATGGTGGAAATGCAAGCATTCGGAATCCAATTTATCCAGTGGATCCACTCGCTCCCACCGGAAAACGAATTCTCATTGCTGGCCGCAGAAGCGTCCGCTTTCGGAGCCACTCACCAAGAGTTCGGCGCGGGGCTCTGCCGCAAATGGAACTTCCCGATCTCGCTAGAAAACGCCACCCGCTACCACCACGCTCCCCAAGAACTTCCTACCGAACTCCGACCGCTACCAAGCATCGTCCATATCGCCAATTTCATGGCGGTTCAAATGCAAGCCGAATTCATAAGATCGATGGACAACACGTCCCTCGATCCAGAGATCGTTGCTTCGATTGGACTGGATCTTCAGGACATCGAAAACCTGTATTGCACGCTCCCCGAAGAGATCACCGAAGCTCAGGAAATGCTAGCATAAACGGCAAATCGGAGAGGATTTCGAAAACCTTACTGATTCGTCTTTCTCCAGATTGGATGGTCCGCTAAAACCGCGATAGAAAGCCTTCGTTCCATCGCAAAACCATTCGACAGTCATGAAAGATTTCCGGCGTGTTCTCCACCTCGTCACTAAGCGACGCTGGACGCTAGCGGGATGTATTTTTACTTCCGTATTCGTCGCCCTGTTGTGGGGGTTGAACATCGGTGCGTTATATCCAATGGTTGAAATCGTCTTTAAAGGAGACGGTGTCCCTGGTTATATCGCAAAGGAAATCGACAATTCGCTCGAACAGATTGCCGAAACCGAAACGGAAATCGCTGAGATCAACCAGCAGCTTTCCAGTAAGCCAGGCGTAGAGAAACGGAACCAGTTAGAGCTATCGCTTGAATTCGCGATCACTCGGCGCACCGCCTACGAGAGCTCGCTGGATTCGCTGCGCTGGTTTCAACCCTACGCGAATCAGTACCTTCCCGAGACCGCTTTTGGGACCCTTTCGTTTATGATCGGGCTGCTGATTGCCGGAACGCTATTGAAACTGGTGGCCCTCGGCATCAATTTGATGCTGGTCCAAGACTTAGCGATGCGAGCGGCAAACGATGTTCGGTCGCTCTTTTTTCGCCGCGCCCTGCGGCTGGATCTGGACGAATTCGGCGACAACGGATCAGCGGGGCTAACGTCCCGCTTGACCAATGACATTGGGCATCTGAACGGTGGCATTACCGTCTTGCTTGGGCGACTTGTCCGCGAACCGCTAAAAATGATTGTCTGCTTTGCCGGCGCCGCTTGGGTTTGTCCACGCCTGTTACTTCTTGTGATGGTCGTAGCTCCCTTGATGGTGATCATCATGCACAGCCTAAGCCGCAGCATTCGCCGCGCCAGTCGTCGGGTGATGGATGAAATGACCCAGCTATATGGCATGCTAAACGATGCCTTTTCGGGGATCCGAGTCATCAAGGCCTACAATACACAAGCCTTCGAACGGGCTCGATTCGAACGAAGCATCCACGCCTATTACGGGCGTTCGATGAAAATGGCTCTGTACAATACTTTGGCTCGCTCGGTTTCCGAGTTCCTCGGCCTTGGCATGGTTTGCTTGGCAATCCTTGCTGGCGGTTACCTGGTGATCAACCGGCAGACCGAACTACTGGGCTTGCACATGAGCAACAAGCCGCTTGGCCCAGGCGAGATGCTGATGTTCTTTGGTTTCCTGATCGGCGCTTCCGACCCGGCTAGAAAACTATCGGACGTCTGGAGCGGCCTACAACGCGGCGTCGCGGCGGCCTCTCGCGTTTACGAAGTAATCGATCGGCCTGTCCGAGTCACCGAACCGGCACGTCCGCAATCGGTCGCTCGGCCTCACCAAAACATCATCTTCTCCAACGTCACCTTTCGCTATCCATCGGGACCCCCTGTCTTAAATGGAATCGATTTAACGATCCCCCGAGGCGAATGTTTGGCAGTTGTCGGCCCCAATGGTTCGGGCAAAAGCACCCTGATCAGTTTGCTCTGCCGATTTGACGATCCGCAGGGTGGCGAAGTCCTGCTGGACAACGTGCCGTTGCCGAAGATGTCGCTGCGTAATCTCCGGCGACGCATCGGCTTGGTGACCCAACGAACCGTTCTTTTCGATGACACCATCCTGAACAACATTCGCTATGGGATGCCACGCGTCTCTCGCGAAGATGTGATCCTCGCCGCCAAACAAGCGTATGCCGACGATTTCATTCGTGAAAAAACCGAATTTGGATACGATACTCCATTGGGGCAAAACGGCGTTCGTTTGAGCGGCGGACAAATGCAACGGATTGCACTTGCTCGAGCCTTTTTGCGTAAACCTGACATTTTGATTTTGGACGAAGCGACCAGCCAAATCGACATGGAAAGTGAAGCGTTGATCCACGAGGCATTGAAGAAATTCCTTGTCAATCGAACCGGGCTGATGATTACCCACCGCCCAACGACGCTCGCCCTCGCCGACCGGATCGCGGTTATCGAAGAGGGAATCCTGACCGACATCGGGCCTCATAACACTCTGCTCGCAAAGAACGCGTTTTATCGCTCGCTTTGCCGTGGAGATTCTGCCGAAGCCGCCTAGGGGACGTGAATTTCACAGGTGACTGATTGCCGCTCTGTCGACGCGCTGGCGAGCGTCGCGACGGGACTGCCGTAGCTACCGTCGCGAGACGGTGGTTCCCACTCGGAAACCGTCACCAATCGATTTCACATCCCGCAAGCGGGGCAGAATGCCCCACCGCGGAAAGACGCCCCAGCCAACCGTCAAATACTCGGCTGCTAGCAATTCTATATTTCTCTGCACACGGCAAAATTACAATTTACCTACGTAATCAACTGAGCCCGGAAATGCTTAGAAAACGTTTGTAAAATTCGAATAATCCAGCCTGCGAAAACCGCTACTTTTCGCCCTTCTTAGTGCTCTGGCACGCGACGTGCTTTATTGATCTTTCGTTAAACAATCACAGTCAATAAATGGCCGAGCCTGTTGCTCGCAACGGATCAATAAAACTCAAGAGGAGATAGATCATGGTCGCATTTTCTGATCACCACGATAACAGCGAGCAGGCACAAGATCCCAGCCCCGAAGAAATTCGAATCCGGGCCCGTGAAGTTCGCGATCGATGGAGCGAGAGAACTCGCAAACGTCGCCGCGCCAAACAGCGTCCCGGCTGGTCGGTTCCCACCATCCAAATCGGGGATGTGAGTGCTGCGATTGAACACTGGAACGACTAATTCAAATTTACGTTTTTACACGAGGGTTTCCCAATATGACAATTCAAACCAATCCATCAACCTCCACAGAATCGAACGTTCAACCACTCCGCGTCCGATCGAAGCGAAGTTCAGGATGGCGAGCCGTCGCATTGGCGGTTCCCTTGTCCTTTGCCGCAGCCGGCTTAATCGTTGCTGCGTCGCCAAGTTCTTCAGCAAAGGCTGAACCCAGCCAGAGCAAAACGACTCAGACGGTAGTAACGCCCGAAACATTGCGGGTCGCCAATTCCCTCTCCGAAGCGTTTCGAAACGTCGCCTCCGGAGTCCTACCGGCGGTGGTCGCCATTGAAAACCGACAAACCAGCCCGGTGGCACAAGGTCAAATGCGGGGCGGTGCAAGCGGAAACGGAACGGATCCGTTCAATGGCCGCAACCCATTCGAGGGAACGCCCTTCGAAGACATGTTCAAAGACCAATTTCGTCACGATGGCTCCAGCCCCGCGCAGCCTCGCTCCCACGCCCCTACGAAGTTAGGGATC comes from the Roseimaritima multifibrata genome and includes:
- a CDS encoding GTPase, which codes for MPTLTCQLTGSGRGGVASIAILGPQALVLLKTFFQPASPTAKFTPNRILYGTWNGRSERAGESIVVTPLCEDHFQIHCHGGKAAVEQILTDLQASGAQRCEWSEWLTAQGVPLLQAEAEQILSQTSTRKTAAIAYDQVRGALHQQALSWRAELLLATSPAEGAVPVSQPTDPAILSSIQSEAASILEAREIGIHLTQPWKVVLAGPPNVGKSSLLNGLLGYRRAITFDSPGTTRDVLSADVVFAGWPIELSDTAGQRVAIDAIEGEGIARAQQEMAEADLILLVTDASRDSSEPSTFSYEGSTPVLSVLNKVDLRPEEPASTNPDPTFFETVATTGDGLPRLIEAIVKTLVPVPPTSGTALPILPRQIDCLQRIRSASTVESALQAVNDLMGFANAPAA
- a CDS encoding putative bifunctional diguanylate cyclase/phosphodiesterase gives rise to the protein MNNPNINACDNSLRFITTDPAVIKFEEGRKANETLTAFRSAVSAAGIVVVTDVTGKIIEVNDNFCQISGYSREELLGKNHQILKSGRHPEEFFREMYSTIRRGKIWHGEVCDRAKDGSLYWMDTTIAPMLDEQGNPHSYFSLRVDISDRKRLEDRLHELAYHDTLTGLVNRDSLLQSIQNAIDRRAHRHFALLYLDFDRFKLVNDSLGHDVGDQLLKEIANRLRTTLRETKRLTDVILPARLGGDEFVVLLDGLNRPEDAIIVAERLKQVFSDSYKLGNHTVYSSASIGVVTSDNPYHFAREMLRDADLAMYEAKKSGRAHYVVFDRDLREQAEARLRIEYELHTAIERRELNLVYQPIISLESGKIEGVEALIRWNHQEHGMIGPERFISIAEETGIIESIGNWVLQEACRQMAEWEKTLGSLTPPSIHVNVSRRQLLLPNFCRIVTQAITEHNIASHRLHLEVTESMIMHDRETSIAILRELKQLGVQIDIDDFGTGYSSLSCLHEFPIDVLKIDREFVANLNQVQNFGALLHTIVALADNLNLKVVVEGIENGEQLTLIQAMGCEFGQGYLFSAPLTVQRLQDFVCSTTEFPPSNRNPTSASSTNSALAIAHSVASPQAGLPGATK
- a CDS encoding HDOD domain-containing protein, with the protein product MTALRPVPFIAPDFPVAVEDAILKIRNLATLPAIANKIMAMATDPDCSVEDIHAIVSRDPALGARLLKLANSAFYGAPRQIDSLNQAVVMLGMNAVKNTAIAASLQKVFQAKSADSKFDASKLWLHSIAVAIAARQLAQASGMEKPETAFLAGLLHDIGIMVEMQAFGIQFIQWIHSLPPENEFSLLAAEASAFGATHQEFGAGLCRKWNFPISLENATRYHHAPQELPTELRPLPSIVHIANFMAVQMQAEFIRSMDNTSLDPEIVASIGLDLQDIENLYCTLPEEITEAQEMLA
- a CDS encoding ABC transporter ATP-binding protein, which gives rise to MKDFRRVLHLVTKRRWTLAGCIFTSVFVALLWGLNIGALYPMVEIVFKGDGVPGYIAKEIDNSLEQIAETETEIAEINQQLSSKPGVEKRNQLELSLEFAITRRTAYESSLDSLRWFQPYANQYLPETAFGTLSFMIGLLIAGTLLKLVALGINLMLVQDLAMRAANDVRSLFFRRALRLDLDEFGDNGSAGLTSRLTNDIGHLNGGITVLLGRLVREPLKMIVCFAGAAWVCPRLLLLVMVVAPLMVIIMHSLSRSIRRASRRVMDEMTQLYGMLNDAFSGIRVIKAYNTQAFERARFERSIHAYYGRSMKMALYNTLARSVSEFLGLGMVCLAILAGGYLVINRQTELLGLHMSNKPLGPGEMLMFFGFLIGASDPARKLSDVWSGLQRGVAAASRVYEVIDRPVRVTEPARPQSVARPHQNIIFSNVTFRYPSGPPVLNGIDLTIPRGECLAVVGPNGSGKSTLISLLCRFDDPQGGEVLLDNVPLPKMSLRNLRRRIGLVTQRTVLFDDTILNNIRYGMPRVSREDVILAAKQAYADDFIREKTEFGYDTPLGQNGVRLSGGQMQRIALARAFLRKPDILILDEATSQIDMESEALIHEALKKFLVNRTGLMITHRPTTLALADRIAVIEEGILTDIGPHNTLLAKNAFYRSLCRGDSAEAA